The DNA region AGTTTCAAACCTTTCATTTGATAATTTataaagcagcagcagcagtagtagcagcagcagcagaagcagtAACACTAGTAATGAATCTGATGAAGGGCCTGGCAAAGACAAGGCAATCTTCCCTAAGTTTTCCTAAAAATGTTGCTCAAACTTCTTGTGCAAGTCCCCTTCCTTCTTTGGGTGGTTTTTCCTCTAGGTATgatggaaaaaaattgaaaggtTGCTGTGAGTCTGTGAGTGGTTAGCACATAACAAGCATAGAATAAACAAATATAGTGAGTGTTCTTCATATTTCCAGTGTGTTTCATAGGTAGGACATGGCTCTAATGCATTCCCACTCTTTGGTCCCTCCTGTCCTGATTAGCTTGGGCTTCACTCACTTTAATTCACAATGAACTAGAAATAATTCTGGCTTTTCATTGAGGTTGTACTTCTCTGATATTTTGTTTGTTCCAAATATAGTACAGAGCTTAAAGAAATCTGGGCCATCTGTTACAAATTGAGTAATTTTACTTAGAAACCTAAGATTCCATAAATTCCTGAAAAGGCAGGCATCTTGGCGATGATGGGCCCTACTTCTTCCATGGGAGCAAATGGCTAGAGTCAAGCAGCAGCTAGGTCCTTTTAGTGTGAATTGTCAAGAGGTTGGGGCCCATCTGGCCTTTGTTTACCTGATCTTCTTGATCATAAGGCAATGCAGGGATAGATATGAAATTCCACATTGAGTAAATATCCTATTTTTCACCTCTACCATTTTCTTATCTAGCCACTTTAAATCTTAGATGTGGAGTGAGGTGACTCAGTTTGGAATATGAATCAAAATAATCTGTTAAGAGGTCAGGACAGTCAAGGTTGTAAGGTGAAAATAAACAACTGGTAATTCTCAGTGCCTTACAACAACAAGAGTTTATTATTTgttctcacgcacacacacacacacacgtagacacAAAGTGAAAACATGCATGGATAAGTACAGAAGTGTACAGGTGCAACGAGAGGACAAATGACACACTGGCTGACAAACCCACTCAGAACCCCACTAAGACTGATCATATTAGATTGCACAGTGCTGTTTTTATAAGACACATAAAAAGGCCTCAGCTTCCAAAGACACAAGGGATGGAGTTACAAGAATATCCAACTTCAGTGAAAGAATTGCCCTACAAAAGGGTCTGAAAGCTTATAAAACACCTGAAAGCTTAAAAAGCATGGTAAGCATTTTGAACACAAACTATTTCGCATATTCAGAAACAGGGTAGCAAATAGGCAGTGCTCTAGCGATGCCTCCTCCTCTGGGCTCTTAGTTCAACAGGGGGATGTAGCCCAGATGGCCAATAGGCACTGAAACAGAGTTGGGCAAATTGGAAGGCTCCAGTCCAATATCTCCAGCAGAACCTgtagacagaaaggaagaggggaacaGACAGATCATACCCACGTTCCAGATCagctctcccttcttttttctgtctAACATAATCAGATATTTGCCACTAAACCCACTGCAGTGATCTAATCTGATTTCTCCTCAGCCAGTTTTAGGTCTTCCATCCCAGCCATTAATTAATCTCTTTTGGTCAAACCCAGGGTCTCGTCATACGCTCCTTCTATCAGGAATAAGCCCTTGATCTGTCCTACCCACAGGGGCCAGCCTAGTCTCCTATACTCACCTTTTCAGACCACTGTGATCAGCAGCTTCTCCAGCTTCAGCCACCTTTCTAGCAGTCACTTGGTGTGGCTTCTTTACTCTCTGGACAGAGAGCACCTTTTCAGTGCCACAATGCCCAACCTCCTGCCCCAGCTTCCCTAGGTGTTCACCTCTCCTTCCAGCTCCTAGAGCCCTTCCTATCTCCACACATCAGTGAGGCTTAGTGTGAAACACTGCTTGGGAAGACCTCCAGGCCCCTCCTCCAGACAAAATTCTCCCAGAGAGCAGTAATCTGATCTCTTGCAAATGAAGCCCTCATTACTTCTGTATGTTCCTCAGCCCACAGAACACagaggagatctgaggagcaggcTGTGGCCTAGGGTCAGAAGACTTTGTTCTTCTATTTTATAAGATGCATTCCGTGACAGCCTCAGGGAGCCCCAGTTCCATTATTCCCTGTCACCAAGAGACTAGCCATTGAATGTTGGGCCAAAAGCACAATAAAGTGAAGCCTCACTGAACAACTCTTAAGTTCTAGCTCATTTGTTAGGCTCAGGAAATTGGTGCCTGACTCTGAGGTACAACACACCAACCCCAGTTTCCCAGCCAGAACCAAGTTACTACAACATTCCTCCTCCTATTTCCCAATTACTCAGCCTTGTATTAGTCCTACAAAGAGCAATGTACCTGGGGGGTTGGAGGGCTGATGACAGGACTTGGAGTTAGCAGCGCCCCGAGAAGAGTTTTTCAGGGCCAGTAGAGCCTCAGCAGCTTCCATCATCTGCTGCCACTCTAAGGCAGCAGAAACAGAAGCTTGGTCCGAGGTATTGGGGACCTACAATGGAAAGGGTATGAGAGGATGGTGGCTAAGAAACTACACCTTCTTCTGCTGAGACAAGTGTACCTCAGTCTCCATTCCCTCAAGCTGCCATTCACCCCCACATTCTTCTGCACCTCCCATCAGCAAAGCTCTTCTCCAAGTTTCTGGTCCCCATTCCTTCCAGTACCTGCGGCTGCAGCAGAAGAGAGTCAGAACCGCCATAAGGTGGATAGATCAGACTTGAGCTTCTGGAAACAATGAAAGGAGAGGCCAGTGGATTAAACCTTCTGGTGGATATGTACAACAAGGAGATCATGAGGGTTAGTGATTCATAACATTAAGATATAGTAATATGAATGACTGCTGAGTCCCTCATTCTTGTACTTTCTCCTCCTTGATCTGTTTCCATTCCGTACCTTCTTTCTGTGCATCTTTCCCAAGACACCAATTTCTACCAGCTTTTCTCTAGTAGGGCTGTAGTAAAGATGACAATGATATCAGAGAATCCTGGTTCTGATCTGGAAATGTATCTGGAGAGATGTGATTAGGGTCTATTTTTGAGGATAAGATCTTACCTCCATTTGGCTCTTTCCCAAGGTCTCCATCGATCAGCATGGCCCAGACTCAGGAAGCTTCCTCTACTGACTTATAGACTTTCCCCTGCATGTCTATGCCCCTCGCCATCATGGCcccacttttttcatttttatgcttaATTTAATCTTTGAAATATCTTTATACTTATAGAAAAGTTGAAATATGCTTTgatacatttgaaaataaatacccTTCCTCCAGTAAAATTGTTTTCTTATGCAATTACAGTGTTAGTTCAAAATAAGCCTCTTAACATTGCCACCTTACTTTTAAGCAAagtataaaatacaaaacaagttaCAGAAAGATTGCCCTACTTTGGGGCAGGATTTTCTCTTCCATGGTTTTCAATGTGGAATAACAATTCCCATAGGTTGCAAGTCTAATAGGTACAGGGTCTTGTGCTAGTAGTCTTTTCAGTgttataggagtagaatatttcccCTACATGCTCACTGGGAATCAGAGGACCAGAAAACATAAAGCTATGTGTCCAAAGTCTAACCAATAGGAAATATCAAAGCTAAGACACCTATCTTTCTCCATTAGTTTGAGATGCTGTCTTCTCCTTCCATCTatttcctctgcctcttcctacCTCTCAAAGAAACAAGCTCAAGGTTAGATATACAATAACACAAGACACAAGTGACTCCTTGGTTTTGCTCTACTCACATGATAGGCAGAGCAGGAGGCCCATAGAGCTCCCCGGAATGAGAAGCTGACATTTCCTTCTCCAAGGTCCCTGGAGTATATGGCAGAGATGAAGTTGCTGGAGGCAAGCTGAGCATCAGAGGTCTTTGGGAGCTCTCCTACAGGGGCAGAGATCACAGACAGAAAACCTATGGTACCAGGataaccaaggaaagaatctggaTGGGCATGTTTTAGAATATGATCAGGAGCCTAGATTGTCAGAAGTTAGCAGACTAGCCCAGGTCTTCTGACAGATACTGAGTACAAAAGAGATGTCATTTTCCAGGAAGTCAGATGGCAAGTAGTATGTAAAGTTGGAGATGGAACCTGTATCGTTAAGACACACTGGGAGTCtctaaggggctggggaggaggaacTTGTCCCACTGGCAACAGATTCTCACCTCCTGGAGAGTTATACAAGTGCTGGTCCCAGGCTGAGACATACTGCTCTCCATCCCAGCTGTAAAAGACCAGGAACAACTTAGATGATGGTTTTTCTACCACCCCATTATCATCCCCACATAACCCACCCCCTATCCTGAGGTCCATCTTGCTACCAAATTTGTCTACTTTCACACCACTCTCTGAATCTCTCCATCTTACTAACCCTTGGTAGCTAACATTAATATGTTTTTACACAGATATACTAAGATCATGCATAAGTATTTGCCCTAGGCAACACTGGTAGGACTAATGATAGAACCACCCATACTTCCGCTGCCCAAACTCAGGCTTCATCCCTAGCCAGAGACACTCACTGAGGGCACTTGCTTCAATGGCCAGCCTCTTGACAGGCATAGGAGATTGGGAAGCCATACTCTTCCTTGATCTTGATCCTTGCTTCCTCCTTCGCTCTTCACGATGCTCCCTCCTGGGAGTACCTAGAGAAGATATTTTCTTGTGGTGTTCCCTAAAGGGGATAGGATGATAACGTTAGTCAAATGTAGAGTAGGCCTGGCCTTTCCTTTTGCCAGACACTAAAGTGACAAGAAAAAGGCACAGTTTTGACACTAGTAGACCAGAAGAGGCTGGTGTACTTTCCCCCATGATTTGGGTACTAATACCATGGCAGAAAACTATGCATTTCGGGGGGCTAAGTTCAGTCCCCCATGGGGCCAGTACTACCCACTATGGTACATTTGAGGCTGGAGGGGCAGCAGGATATAGCACATGTCTTTGAGTTCCAT from Perognathus longimembris pacificus isolate PPM17 chromosome 28, ASM2315922v1, whole genome shotgun sequence includes:
- the LOC125343746 gene encoding uncharacterized protein LOC125343746, translated to MYGGIQKLALMAGFGPGLQASGAFQAWHSWPHPQEQSLPSPSPPSLGCQPAVLSLAGRGSARQRPRIPTAGRRPWRHRLGPFPSPPLHSAPLRLATGVRSCGSGGGGLRLQTLGLRVFSAAAAAAPVATSLPSRPRTLGSSRPPNARGRASLPRLPASWASQSRREHHKKISSLGTPRREHREERRRKQGSRSRKSMASQSPMPVKRLAIEASALTGMESSMSQPGTSTCITLQEESSQRPLMLSLPPATSSLPYTPGTLEKEMSASHSGELYGPPALPIISSSLIYPPYGGSDSLLLQPQVPNTSDQASVSAALEWQQMMEAAEALLALKNSSRGAANSKSCHQPSNPPESKEATPSDC